A window from Streptomyces subrutilus encodes these proteins:
- a CDS encoding GPR1/FUN34/YaaH family transporter, translating to MDNGVSAGSTASTSTLGHIALGLTLLAFGIGHTGVVDGVSAAGSVALATYVGGVALFVLGLLAFRAGDGFDGTAFAGLGAFWFTWAAGADAKVSADAAGTFLLLFALLGITLTAGAASGLFGRGVYGLFTLSLLLLAIGAFADSGVLGKAAGWVAAVAGLLSWYGATAALAHWPTALGRGARREAVAAG from the coding sequence GTGGACAACGGTGTCTCTGCGGGAAGCACGGCCTCGACCTCGACCCTCGGGCACATCGCCCTGGGGCTCACCCTTCTCGCGTTCGGTATCGGCCACACCGGAGTGGTCGACGGCGTGAGCGCCGCCGGTTCCGTGGCGCTCGCGACCTACGTGGGCGGTGTCGCCCTCTTCGTCCTCGGGCTCCTCGCCTTCCGCGCCGGAGACGGCTTCGACGGCACCGCCTTCGCGGGCCTCGGCGCCTTCTGGTTCACCTGGGCCGCCGGAGCCGACGCGAAGGTCTCGGCGGACGCCGCCGGGACGTTCCTGCTCCTCTTCGCCCTGCTCGGGATCACCCTCACCGCGGGCGCCGCGAGCGGGCTGTTCGGGCGGGGCGTCTACGGCCTGTTCACCCTCTCCCTGCTGCTCCTGGCGATCGGCGCCTTCGCCGACAGCGGGGTGCTCGGCAAGGCTGCGGGCTGGGTGGCCGCGGTCGCGGGGCTGCTGTCCTGGTACGGGGCGACCGCGGCCCTGGCGCACTGGCCGACGGCGCTCGGCAGGGGAGCGCGCCGCGAGGCGGTCGCCGCGGGCTGA
- a CDS encoding universal stress protein, giving the protein MAGHEFSEPADRKRKRVAADPASAADLRAVEQTRLPCDPAFRHGVVVGFDGSTSSERALAYAIGMARRSGSGLIIVHVANRLPTTVWAGCEPPVFVDVPDHRTEVLGLELACADYLAEVPWILVERGGDICHELEEVGREYSADAIVVGSTHGIVGRIFGSVAGRLAKRAQRPVVVIP; this is encoded by the coding sequence ATGGCCGGTCACGAATTCTCCGAACCAGCGGACCGCAAGCGCAAACGCGTCGCCGCCGACCCCGCGTCGGCCGCGGACCTGCGCGCGGTGGAACAGACGCGCCTCCCCTGCGACCCGGCCTTCCGGCACGGCGTCGTCGTGGGATTCGACGGCTCCACGTCCAGTGAGCGGGCCCTCGCGTACGCGATCGGGATGGCGCGGCGCTCCGGCTCCGGTCTGATCATCGTCCACGTGGCCAACCGGCTGCCCACCACCGTGTGGGCCGGCTGCGAGCCGCCCGTGTTCGTGGACGTCCCGGACCACCGCACCGAGGTGCTCGGGCTGGAGCTCGCCTGCGCCGACTACCTGGCGGAAGTGCCATGGATCCTGGTCGAGCGGGGTGGGGACATCTGCCATGAGCTGGAGGAGGTCGGCCGGGAGTATTCGGCCGACGCCATCGTGGTGGGTTCCACCCACGGGATCGTCGGGCGGATCTTCGGTTCGGTGGCGGGCCGGCTGGCCAAGCGCGCACAGCGACCGGTCGTTGTCATTCCGTAA